One genomic region from Xiphophorus couchianus chromosome 21, X_couchianus-1.0, whole genome shotgun sequence encodes:
- the apbb1ip gene encoding amyloid beta A4 precursor protein-binding family B member 1-interacting protein, with protein sequence MDDIDAMFSDLLGEMDLLTQSLGQEIEPPEPHPSTSHQIDFSVGFTGLNASLHDLEDNDLDALMADLVADLSETEKKLEAEIQGLKAPPSSSSDLPPPPKGLGLQPASSITSPPSPGNNRSSSVTTTSSSTTSPLPPPPLQSSKPTMEEIEAQMKADKIKLALEKLKEAKVKKLVVKVLMNDGSSKNLMVDERQTVREVLDNLFEKTHCDCNVDWSLCETNHELQLERTFEDHENLVEPLLAWTRDSENKVLFQERKDKFEVFKNPQNFYLWKRDKKTLKDMKDKDKELLVQENFCGTSIIVPDLEGVLYLKEDGKKSWKQRLFQLRASGIYYVPKGKTKSSRDLICFVQFDNVNVYYGKDVKNRYKAPTDFCFVLKHPQIQKESQYIKYLCCDDPWTMNLWVTGIRIAKYGVSLHENFKTAERKAAVSAAMWTNRSTPSSSSPSTPSPTIKAKAATQANGYAPKQQPGPTHQGIGNLPAPPPLNEILPPPPPDPVLPPPPPSLASKPPPSKFSPPPLSMDSLPPPPPPPPIDNFSEDPPDFLPPPPPPTSYSSLPPPPPTSYNSLPPPPPPAPAANFGRNINKSLPPPPPNPEFLPPPPPDPVFVASGAPPPPPPPPPPAPAPVSTPRSASQLRKMPPAPPKRTTPSLPAPAAGGDFMSELMTAMRKRTDQ encoded by the exons atGGATGATATTGACGCTATGTTCAGCGACCTGCTGGGGGAGATGGACCTCCTCACTCAG AGTCTTGGACAGGAAATCGAACCTCCTGAACCGCACCCCAGCACTAGCCACCAAATCGACTTCTCTGTCGGTTTTACTGGCCTGAACG CGTCCCTACATGACCTGGAGGACAATGACTTGGACGCCCTGATGGCCGACCTGGTGGCCGACCTCAGTGAGACAGAAAAGAAACTGGAAGCAGAAATACAAGGTCTGAAAGCGCCACCATCGTCTTCATCAGACCTGCCGCCACCGCCCAAAGGCCTGGGCCTCCAGCCTGCCTCCTCCATTACATCACCACCATCTCCAGGAAATAACAGAAGCAGCAGTGTCACCACCACATCTTCTTCCACCACCTCACCCCTGCCGCCTCCCCCTCTGCAGTCATCAAAACCCACAATG gAAGAAATTGAAGCTCAGATGAAGGCAGATAAAATCAAGCTTGCCTTGGAGAAGCTAAAGGAAGCCAAAGTGAAAAAG ctGGTGGTGAAGGTGCTCATGAACGATGGCAGCTCCAAGAATCTAATGGTTGATGAGAGGCAAACCGTGAGAGAGGTTCTGGACAACTTGTTTGAGAAGACTCACTGTGATTGCAACGTAGACTGGAGTCTGTGTGAAACCAACCACGAGCTGCAGCTTG aaCGGACATTTGAGGACCATGAGAACCTGGTGGAGCCCCTCCTTGCCTGGACAAGGGACAGTGAAAACAAAGTCCTTTTCCAGGAGAGAAAAGATAAATTTGAGGTTTTCAAAAACCCACAG AACTTTTATCTTTGGAAAAGGGATAAGAAAACTCTCAAAGACatgaaagacaaagacaaggaattGTTGGTGCag gagaACTTCTGTGGAACGTCAATCATCGTGCCCGACCTGGAAGGCGTTCTGTACCTCAAAGAAGACGGAAAAAAGTCGTGGAAGCAGCGACTCTTTCAGCTCCGAGCCTCAGGAATTTATTACGTTCCCAAAGGAAAAACCAAG TCGTCCCGCGATCTGATCTGCTTCGTCCAGTTCGACAACGTAAACGTTTACTACGGCAAAGACGTCAAGAACAGATACAAGGCCCCGACTGACTTCTGCTTCGTGCTAAAG CATCCTCAGATCCAGAAAGAGTCTCAGTACATCAAATATCTTTGCTGTGACGACCCTTGGACCATGAACCTCTGGGTGACCGGGATACGGATCGCTAAG TATGGAGTGTCGCTGCATGAAAACTTCAAAACGGCAGAGAGGAAGGCCGCTGTCAGCGCTGCCATGTGGACAAACCGCAGCACTCCGTCCAGCTCCAGCCCTTCAACGCCGTCACCAACCATCAAAG CCAAAGCAGCAACTCAGGCCAACGGCTACGCCCCCAAACAGCAGCCTGGACCGACGCACCAG gGCATCGGTAATCTCCCTGCTCCTCCCCCTCTGAACGAgattcttcctcctcctcctcccgaCCCCGTCCTTCCTCCTCCACCCCCGTCGCTGGCCTCCAAGCCTCCACCCAGCAAGTTCTCCCCACCTCCACTTTCCATGGACAGCCTCCCTCCTCCGCCGCCGCCTCCACCCATTGACAACTTCTCAGAAGATCCTCCAGacttccttcctcctcctcctcctcctaccaGCTACAGctcacttcctcctcctcctcctaccaGCTACAActcacttcctcctcctcctcctccggctCCGGCGGCTAATTTTGgtagaaacataaacaaatctCTTCCCCCTCCGCCTCCAAATCCAGAGTTTCTACCTCCGCCTCCACCTGATCCAGTGTTCGTAGCATCAGGTGCGCCtcccccacctccacctccacctcctcctgctcctgctcctgTTTCCACTCCGCGATCTGCTTCACAGCTGAGAAAGATGcctccagctcctccaaagAGGACAACACCATCGCTTCCGGCGCCGGCAGCAGGGGGGGACTTCATGTCAGAACTAATGACAGCCATGAGGAAGCGTACTGATCAGTAG